Proteins encoded within one genomic window of Mycolicibacterium aubagnense:
- a CDS encoding MarR family winged helix-turn-helix transcriptional regulator, translated as MDMKPGARADTIEELARLVKSVAFELDRVVTDHLAGLTVRQWHVLATLEGGVGKPMTALAEVTLLPGPSLTRLIDGMVDDNLVLRKADVVDRRRVLVYQTRRGGALYRQIRERLGKSEPLAALCSSTSLQPEALTELLSTLQRPGSPADFLG; from the coding sequence ATGGACATGAAGCCCGGCGCCCGTGCCGACACGATCGAGGAACTCGCTCGATTGGTGAAGTCGGTCGCCTTCGAACTCGACCGCGTCGTGACCGACCATCTGGCCGGTTTGACGGTGCGACAGTGGCACGTGCTCGCCACGCTCGAAGGCGGCGTCGGAAAGCCGATGACGGCGCTGGCCGAGGTGACCCTGCTGCCCGGTCCGAGCCTGACCCGACTCATCGATGGAATGGTCGACGACAATCTGGTGCTGCGCAAGGCCGATGTGGTCGATCGCCGACGGGTGCTGGTCTACCAGACCCGACGCGGCGGTGCACTCTACCGCCAGATTCGAGAGCGCCTGGGCAAGTCCGAACCGCTGGCCGCGCTGTGCTCGTCGACGTCCCTGCAGCCAGAAGCGCTGACCGAATTACTGAGCACGCTACAGCGTCCAGGCTCCCCGGCCGACTTTCTCGGCTGA